From the Burkholderia sp. WP9 genome, the window CATATGCAAGGTGGGCGCGCCGCTCGCGAGACCGAGCGAATCGCGCGCGCGCTCAACCAGCAGATGCGCCGCGATCTCGCGAATGCGGGTCTTCACCGGAATGAGCCCGACCAGATCGCGGTCGAGTTCGGCGAGCACGTCGCCGATGCCGGAATCGCGATAGAGCGCGGCGAGATCGACCTGCGGCGCTGGCGCGCGCCTGTCGTGCAGCGCGACAGCGGCAGCGTCCCGCTCTGCGGAAAACGGCGCGTTCGTGTCCGGCGCGTTCGTGTCGATGGCGGCAGCTTCGGTCATGGCCACTCCTTCTGCTCATGGCGGTTCATCGAGCCTCGCATTGCGAGGCCATCTTCTAATGCGCCGGCCCGTATCGCTCACCCGACGGCCGGTCGCCCGCGTAGCCCGACAACCCGTAACGCTGCACCCGTCCCGGGCCGTCCTGACGCGTCAGGCGGAACCCTGGCTCCCCGTCCGGACGGTTGACGATGAACGACAGCCGCATCGTCTCGAAGCCGCGCACCGAGTCGAATGCGTTGATCTTGATGTAGTGCTGCGGCTGCGCCTCGCGGCACGCCTTCACTTCCTGCATCACGCCGGCCGCATCGTGCAGATCGAACATCGGCAGGCCCCACATTTCCCAATAGGTGTTGCGCGGATGCGGGTCGTCGGTGAATTCGACCGAACAGGCCCAGCCCTGGCGCAGCGCATAGTCGATCTGCAAGCCGATCTCCTCGTCGGTCAATTCCGGCAAGAAGGAAAACGTGCCCTGTGTAATACGCATGACGTACCTCGTTGATGAATGCAGCGTTCGGAACGGCGCCGACAGTCTCCCGCGCAGTGCGGCGGCACTGCGGTCAGACCTGCGCGGAGAATCTTCAAATACCCGCCGCTCAAGCGGCGGTCGGCGTGGCGGCGAAATCCGGCGTGTCGGTGGACGCGTAGTTGAAGGTCACGTCCCGCCACGTATCGAGCGCCTGCTTGAGCGGCGTACACCAGCGCGCCGCGGCTTCGAGAATGTCCGGCCCTTCGTGAACGATGTCGCGGCCCTCGTTGCGCGCCTTCACCATGGCTTCGAGCGCGACGCGATTGGCCACCGCGCCCGCCTGAATCCCGGCCGGATGGCCGATCGTGCCGCCGCCGAACTGCAGGATCGCGTCGTCGCCAAACAGATCGAGCAGTTGATGCATCTGTCCCGCATGAATACCGCCCGAGGCCACCGGCATCACTTTGCGCAGGCCGGCCCACGGCTGGTCGAAGAAAATCCCGCGCGACAGGTCGACCTCGTTGTGCGCCTCGCGGCACACGTTGTAATAGCCCTGCACCGACAGCGGATCGCCTTCGAGCTTGCCGACCGCCGTGCCCGCATGCGCGTGATCGACGCCCGCCATACGCAGCCACTTCGCGATCACGCGAAACGAAATGCCGTGATTGCGCTGGCGCGTATAGGTGCTGTGTCCCGCGCGATGCAGGTGCAGGATCATGTCGTTCCTGCGCGCCCAGCGCGCCATCGATTGAATCGCGGTCCAGCCGATCACCAGGTCGATCATTACGATGCATGAACCCAGTTCCTTCGCGAATTCGGCGCGCTCATACATGTCCTCCATCGTGCCGGCCGTCACGTTCAGGTAATGCCCTTTCACTTCACCCGTCTGCGCTTGCGCGTGACTCACTGCTTCCATCGCAAACAGAAAACGGTCGCGCCAGTGCATGAACGCCTGCGAATTGATGTTCTCGTCGTCCTTCAGAAAATCCAGCCCGCCACTCAATCCTTCGTACACCACGCGACCATAGTTCTTGCCCGACAGTCCCAGTTTCGGCTTGACGGTGGCCCCAAGCAGCGGCCGTCCGTACTTGTCGAGTCGTTCACGTTCGACGACGATACCGGTCGGCGGCCCCTGGAAGGTCTTCAGATAAGCAACAGGTATGCGCATGTCTTCGAGACGCAGCGCCTTGAGCGGTTTGAAGCCGAACACGTTGCCGATGATCGACGCGGTCAGGTTCGCGACCGACCCTTCTTCGAACAGATCGAGCTCATAGGCGATGTATGCGAAGTACTGCGGTTCGCCGGCGTTCGAGGCCGGCACCGGATCGACACGATAGGCTTTCGCGCGGTACATGTCGCATGCGGTCAGCCGGTCGGTCCACACCACGGTCCAGGTCGCCGTGGACGATTCGCCAGCCACGGCCGCCGCCGCCTCCTCCGGATCCACGCCGGGTTGCGGCGTAATGCGAAAGAGCGCGATCACGTCGGTATCTTTCGGCGTGTAATCCGGCTGCCAGTAGCCCATCTCGCGATACTTCATCACGCCCGCGGCGTACCGTTCGCGAGGGTTCGCCGCATCGCGCGGCTTGTGTATGGAATCGATCACCGGTTGACTGAAATCGTTCATGACGTATCCTCGAGTGTGAACAGGCGCGCTGCCGGAAGAACGAAGCGCTTGTGTGCACTGTAGGCATGAACGCAGTCATTGAGAATTCACGATTTTATTTGGCAGACTTAACCGATCCGTTATCCATCACGGAAACGCGAAGCGAATTTTCAACACCCGCGCTCGGAACGGTGGACAATGGTTCATATGGGAACTGCAAGCATGGCGTGACAGGAGGACAGCAAGCGTCTGCCCGTCATGGAACACTTTGCTGCATTCCCGGAACAGTGCGCGGCGTCACAGTTTCGTGCCGCCCGCCCGGTCGCCGCGCCGGTGCAATTCGGCAAACGCTGTATTGCGGCGCGTCACTGCGCGGTTCACGCCGCGTGGTCGAAAACCCGGCATGGAGCTTGCGTGGTAATGAACGCCAATGCAGTTCGGCATCACGCCGGACCGACGGCGCAACGCTGTATCACTACATGGAGGAAGCACATATGCAATGGACGACTCCGAGCTACACCGATATGCGTTTTGGTTTCGAAATCACGATGTATATCGCTACGCGTTAAGCCCGCAAGGGCCGCGAGACGCGGCCCTTCTGCGGATTGGTGGGTTAATCCCTAGCTAGACGGCCGGCCTTTCGGCGCTGCCAGGACACGCGTTCCCAGCCATGATCCACGAAACGATCGTCACCACGGCAGCGTGCGATGGCCGTCCTCATATCGCGCCGATGGGAGCCCGTTATGAGGGCGACTTCGTCATCCTTTCCCCTTTTCGTCCTTCGGTGACGCTCGACAATATCGTCGCATCGCGCGCGGCGGTACTGAACTTCACCACGGACGTTCGCATCTTCGCCGGCTGCGTCACGCATTGCGCCACCGATTGGCCGACGCTCGCGGCAAGCCGCGTGGCTAGCATCAGGCTCGCCGAATCGCTCGCGCATGCGGAACTCGAACTCGACGAACTGCGCGACGACAAGGAGCGCCCGGTGCTGCGCATGAAATGCGTGCACCGCGAAAACCATGCGCCGTTCGGCGGCTTTAACCGCGCCCAGGCCGCGGTGGTGGAAGGTGCGATTCTCGTCAGCCGGCTTTTCATGCTGCCCGCCGACAAGGTGGACCGCGAAATGGCCTACCTGCAGATCGCCATCGACAAAACCGCTGGCGAGGTCGAACTCACCGCCTGGAGCTGGCTCACGGCCGCGATCGCGCGGCACCGCGACAATCTCGCAGCTTCCGGCGGTTCGGCCGCCGAACTCGTATCCCACTAGCCCTTCCCGTGTTTCGGAGAATCTCGATGACCGCATTGCTCGCGAGCGTCCGCTCGGACGACGAGGCGTTCGACGCCGCCCAGGCCGGCGCCGACCTGATCGACCTGAAGGAGCCGAACGCGGGTGCGCTCGGCGGTGTGTCGATTAGCGACATCACGCGGATCGCGCGCCGGCTGCGCGCCCATTACCCGGTCAAGCCGATCAGCGCGACGATTGGCGACGTGCCGTCGGCCGCACTGGACGAGATCGCCACACGCGTCATCGAAGTCAGCGGCGCGGGCGTCGATTATGTGAAAGTGGGCGTGACGCCCGGACCGGGCGCGCGGCGCTGCCTCGATCAACTGGCCAGCCTGCCGGCGGCGGTCGTGCCCGTGCTGCTGTGCGACGGCGGCATGGACGGCGAGCTGGTCGCTTACGCGGCCACGCTCGGCTTCGTGGGCGTGATGTTCGACACGTCCGGCAAAGACGGCAGCACGCTGTTCGACCAAGTGGATAGCGACACGCTCGCGCAGTGGCTGCGGATCACACGCGAGCGCGGCGCCATGAGCGGCATTGCCGGTTCGCTCGGCTGGGCGCAGTACGACCAGATTCGTGCGCTCGCGCCGGATGTGGCGGGTTTTCGCACGGCGCTCTGTGTCGATGGACGGCGCTCGCGGCTCGATCCGCAACGCGTCGCGCAATGGGCCGCCGCGCTGCATCGTCCTGCGGGCGAGGTGAGCGGCGCCGTTGCCGCAGCGGATGCGAGCGCCGCGGGCGTGGCCCATTTCTAAGGCGCGCTTGCCGCTTGCGCATGTCGTTGCAAGTCGTCGCATTTCGCTGCACGGACGGCGACACGCAACGCGGCCGGGCGCTAGCTCACCGG encodes:
- a CDS encoding ribulose bisphosphate carboxylase small subunit, producing the protein MRITQGTFSFLPELTDEEIGLQIDYALRQGWACSVEFTDDPHPRNTYWEMWGLPMFDLHDAAGVMQEVKACREAQPQHYIKINAFDSVRGFETMRLSFIVNRPDGEPGFRLTRQDGPGRVQRYGLSGYAGDRPSGERYGPAH
- a CDS encoding form I ribulose bisphosphate carboxylase large subunit produces the protein MNDFSQPVIDSIHKPRDAANPRERYAAGVMKYREMGYWQPDYTPKDTDVIALFRITPQPGVDPEEAAAAVAGESSTATWTVVWTDRLTACDMYRAKAYRVDPVPASNAGEPQYFAYIAYELDLFEEGSVANLTASIIGNVFGFKPLKALRLEDMRIPVAYLKTFQGPPTGIVVERERLDKYGRPLLGATVKPKLGLSGKNYGRVVYEGLSGGLDFLKDDENINSQAFMHWRDRFLFAMEAVSHAQAQTGEVKGHYLNVTAGTMEDMYERAEFAKELGSCIVMIDLVIGWTAIQSMARWARRNDMILHLHRAGHSTYTRQRNHGISFRVIAKWLRMAGVDHAHAGTAVGKLEGDPLSVQGYYNVCREAHNEVDLSRGIFFDQPWAGLRKVMPVASGGIHAGQMHQLLDLFGDDAILQFGGGTIGHPAGIQAGAVANRVALEAMVKARNEGRDIVHEGPDILEAAARWCTPLKQALDTWRDVTFNYASTDTPDFAATPTAA
- the pqqA gene encoding pyrroloquinoline quinone precursor peptide PqqA encodes the protein MQWTTPSYTDMRFGFEITMYIATR
- a CDS encoding DUF447 domain-containing protein — encoded protein: MIHETIVTTAACDGRPHIAPMGARYEGDFVILSPFRPSVTLDNIVASRAAVLNFTTDVRIFAGCVTHCATDWPTLAASRVASIRLAESLAHAELELDELRDDKERPVLRMKCVHRENHAPFGGFNRAQAAVVEGAILVSRLFMLPADKVDREMAYLQIAIDKTAGEVELTAWSWLTAAIARHRDNLAASGGSAAELVSH
- a CDS encoding (5-formylfuran-3-yl)methyl phosphate synthase encodes the protein MTALLASVRSDDEAFDAAQAGADLIDLKEPNAGALGGVSISDITRIARRLRAHYPVKPISATIGDVPSAALDEIATRVIEVSGAGVDYVKVGVTPGPGARRCLDQLASLPAAVVPVLLCDGGMDGELVAYAATLGFVGVMFDTSGKDGSTLFDQVDSDTLAQWLRITRERGAMSGIAGSLGWAQYDQIRALAPDVAGFRTALCVDGRRSRLDPQRVAQWAAALHRPAGEVSGAVAAADASAAGVAHF